A genomic stretch from Candidatus Bathyanammoxibius amoris includes:
- a CDS encoding GTP-binding protein has protein sequence MREKKKRLRKQRKGRRGKNDTIAAVTTPLGEGGIGVIQVSGPDALAIVDRIFRRKGGGRKVRGASSGELFYGTVVDAVTSAPVDEALVSIWRSEESPTGEDLVEINCHGGAGAVRGTLDTVVKAGARVGVWTEFLDRGRESARMDFLQMEALEALVNAKTRLEVKVLTAQYEKLLSQRVLDFETGIDVIAETINGGSTGRALQRNVSDKLAALLKGLDELLDSAAFGLALSNPQKVSIAGLPNAGKSTLFNKILGQERAIVHHLPGTTRDYINEYFSIRGIPFELLDSAGLRETDEQVERKGVERARHLHRRADRIILVLDGSRDFREQEWARIQELAFDRGVYKEKIITVVNKIDLGVMLDTERLAAMLDGPICHISALKGTGLDSLEKMIVGELFDEYIDCYETGKPKAPVVFTNRQRAILLEVRNIVRKLSGAFNDSGTVDGECPGVIREKLRELRCGDGYKGHQEIPDRVMPAMGVMD, from the coding sequence TTGAGGGAGAAGAAGAAAAGGTTGAGGAAGCAGAGAAAGGGCCGCAGGGGGAAAAATGATACCATTGCGGCCGTAACCACACCGCTCGGTGAAGGTGGTATCGGTGTAATCCAGGTTTCCGGTCCGGATGCGTTGGCGATAGTGGACAGGATTTTCAGGAGAAAAGGGGGCGGCAGGAAGGTCCGTGGGGCGTCGAGTGGAGAGTTGTTCTATGGCACCGTGGTGGATGCCGTAACCTCCGCGCCGGTTGACGAGGCCCTGGTGAGCATCTGGAGGTCTGAGGAGAGTCCTACGGGTGAGGACCTTGTAGAGATAAACTGTCACGGCGGTGCCGGGGCGGTGAGAGGCACGCTTGATACAGTTGTTAAGGCCGGGGCCAGGGTGGGCGTCTGGACGGAGTTTCTGGATCGCGGGCGTGAGAGTGCCAGGATGGATTTTCTCCAGATGGAGGCCCTGGAAGCTCTAGTCAACGCGAAGACCAGGCTGGAGGTCAAGGTCCTTACGGCTCAATATGAGAAACTACTCTCTCAACGGGTCTTGGACTTCGAGACCGGCATAGACGTTATTGCGGAGACGATTAACGGCGGCTCAACCGGCCGGGCGCTACAGAGAAATGTTTCAGACAAGCTTGCCGCGCTTCTCAAGGGCCTGGACGAACTCCTGGACTCGGCCGCGTTTGGACTGGCCCTCTCAAATCCACAGAAGGTGTCCATAGCCGGCCTGCCTAATGCGGGAAAATCCACGTTGTTCAATAAAATTCTGGGGCAGGAGCGGGCAATCGTGCATCACCTTCCGGGAACCACCAGGGATTACATCAACGAATATTTCTCTATACGCGGCATTCCCTTCGAACTGCTCGATTCTGCGGGACTCCGGGAGACGGATGAGCAGGTCGAGAGAAAAGGGGTTGAGAGGGCGCGCCACCTGCACAGGCGGGCTGACAGGATAATCCTGGTACTGGACGGTTCAAGAGATTTTCGCGAACAAGAATGGGCCCGGATACAGGAGCTTGCCTTTGACCGTGGCGTTTATAAAGAAAAGATAATAACCGTTGTCAACAAGATAGACCTGGGCGTCATGCTTGATACGGAAAGGCTCGCCGCGATGCTTGATGGTCCTATCTGCCATATCTCAGCCCTGAAGGGCACGGGGCTTGATTCACTTGAAAAGATGATTGTCGGCGAATTATTCGACGAGTATATAGATTGTTATGAGACCGGTAAACCAAAAGCCCCCGTGGTATTCACAAACAGGCAGCGGGCAATCCTGTTAGAGGTGCGAAATATAGTGAGAAAACTTTCCGGGGCGTTTAATGATTCCGGAACGGTTGACGGTGAGTGTCCGGGCGTCATCAGAGAAAAATTGAGGGAACTCCGCTGCGGCGACGGATACAAAGGCCATCAAGAGATTCCCGACAGAGTAATGCCCGCAATGGGTGTGATGGATTAA